The DNA region aagaagattttggcaaccaactcgggttactcaaacattataaaaaaaaccacatttcaaaaactttttaattttagacataaggacagtatttaatcaattcggtacccattttgggcgtagtgagggtgctaatccttcctcatgcgtaactgactcccgaacccgttttctcaaaagttcgtagaccaaaatcgttgttttaataaaccaaaaatgttttattaaactaatctcatttttaggtgatccgatcacaccaaaacaaaagatcggtggcgactccatattttcattttccaaaaagtcgatttcaccatttttcattaaaattaaaatttttaaatcgagGGATGGTTTCGACATAAGTAATTTTGGAAaacttaaattatatattaaaattgagTATAAAGTTTTGAAATTCATATATACTAGCTCTCAATCCACCTAACAGTTCTCAACAGCCACAAAGCAAACGGGGATAGGCAAGGGCCTGGCCCCCTCGTgataaattatcaatttagttctttaattttttttaaattataagttaatttaatggtaaaattttattttagccccccaaagttgaaaaaaattcaatttaatctttttaaaattctaaactaGCAATCATATACAAAgagaaaattgtattttaatccctttaaaattttataatttaattttgatccctcaaaaataaacttataacttCGTTCTCGATACTCAAAACAATCCTATAATGCAGACAGAACTTAGCTTGTTGTGATCGCAAGAAGGGTAAAAAGAAAATTCATATCAAACAAACATTTGTTAAAAgaagataaaataatttatcaaacacatcAATCAGATGTaatataaaacatcaaataaattaaaGTCAATGGAGAATGCCCCattcagaagaaaataaaaactcaagTGGAATTTCCAATCTAGAATTAATTTACAGCAAATGGAACATTTAATTATAGACAGAATGGTGTTTAAAACCTTGACCAATATTCTAGTTTTTATGTGaagaaattcttaattttttcaaTTACTTTGTAGAATTGAATTTCACTTTTTGTAAACCGATACAATTACTCATATATACTTATATCGTATAGGTAATTTACATTTCACCAAATTTGATAGGAAAGAAGTGGAAGGACCAAAGACTTAGGCTAATATTAGGAGTAGCTGCTCCATTTGATCAAGGACAATATTAGAATGAAGTTAATTGGTCTGAAGGGAATTGCAGTATATTCAATTAGCAGAAGAGTTTTTGAAGGTTGGCAAATTCTAGAATTGATCTTCATATGTAGGGAGATACCTATAGTATTGATTTTCATATATAGGGAAATTGCAGTATATACAAATTGAAATTCATGTATACTGTTATCATGACTCAAGACTTATTCTAGACTTAATTTTGTTTGGTAGATACataaaaacgaaaaagaaaaacgCAGGGGAGGAAAACTTCCAATCCAAAATTAATTTAAAGCAATTGGATCATTTAATTTTATAGACAGAATGGTGTTTACAACGCTGACCATTCTAGTTATTACGTGAAGTTATTCGTATTTATCCAAGTATTCGTAGACCAAGTTTGTGTTGCCTTgtcaaattttgttttgtttttttatattactaGTCAGAAATCAAGTTGGtattatataaaatgttttggACAATAAATTATTTTCATGTCTGCGGGTATTTTCAGTATAAATATGTCTGTTTTGTTAATGAAAATGAAGCAACAATTCTATACCTTTCATCTGCATTTCGCCCCAGAAATTATAGTAAAGCAGAGACAATGAGAGGAAGTGGAACATTGATGTTGAGTTGGGTTCTGATCATCTGCCTCTCCCTAGTAGCAGTGCAGAGCCAATACTACTCGGAGACCCTACCATATCGTCCCAGGCCAGTTAAGGTCACCAATCTTCACTTCTTCATGCACGAATTTACGGGTATTACAGCAGTCCAGGTAGCCCAAGTTAACATCACAAGCAACGACAATAATTCATCAGTGCCATTTGCCTCCCTCGTTGCCGTTAATGATCCCCTCAGGACTGGTCCTGAGCCTGACTCGGAGTTGATTGGAAATGTTCAGGGTATTGCGCTCCTGGCTGGAATGAATGCATCAAGCACGCAATacatagattttggattcaataCCGGTAAGTTTAACGGCAGCTCACTAAGCGTATTTTCAAGGGGAGAACCTGGGCTTGCGATAGTCGGAGGAAGAGGACGATTCATGATGGCAACAGGGGTCGCACAATTTAACCCTATCCTTATAAATGCAACCAATGTCATCATTGAATTTAACGTTACTGTAATTCATTACTAAGATGTTATCTACAGATTGTGAAAGAGTCATATCATTATGTTACGCTTGATTAGAAtaaatgtatgagatatatatctTCATctgattaaaagttaaaattctcATACTTCATCAttgtattttatcattatattacaaataaagattaaattcttAGCTACAAAAATTTGCCTTCATCTCTAATAGAGATTGGTTTatgcaaaaatttgaaaagttcGTTTACGAGGAAACAAGTATCATATGGTGTCAATGTCAATTATTATAACGAAGCAACAAGTTTTCAGGACTCTTTGGCCTCGACTACAGCAAAGCCATCATGAAAACTTAAAGAAACTAAAGTGGAAATCGGTGTGTTTGAGTCCTTTGCATTTGAGTATTCGACATGTTTACTTTGCTCAATATATCATAACTAATATATTCAGATGAATAAAACTTGAGATGTTGGAATGACTTCAATTCCCAAGAAATGATTTAGATCACCAAAATCTAAACTGGAAATTCTCTCGGCCAAAGTTTGAATAAAGTTAGAGAGAAaagctttattatttttattgaaatcaaattttgtctGATTCAATAAATCTGGGTTCGGAGATACTTAAGCCTCTAATATATCgataaatttaagtataatatcaaatttagctatCAACGTTTATAGTTTTtaactcaatttgatttttattcttcttttttttttagttaaatttgagcCTCAACTTTTTAATCAAAAGGAGTCGATTTAACCATTCACCAACCTTGTCTTCAAAACTATATTAAgctcttattatatattttattgttctgCCACGAGGAGAGAGagattaaatgttaattataaGCTAATTAAAATACACTAAAATGATTTCCCAAAAGAACATGGTAAATTTTGCATATAGTAAATATTGACTCATTAATTACATAGCGTTTAACTAATGCTAAGTTGCATTAAGTGATCAGATCATAATGTGAGaaaacaacttatattagtaagcGATCTAAAAGATCCGCCATTTACTATATCGGAATTGAGCAAATTGATTAAAAGACTATtttgtcgtctatcaagtccaattagagaGATACCTTGTCTTGCGTATCAAAGcaaatgactcccaaaagatacaAACATAGATGTTATTGTCTGGATTGATAATACATTAGACAAGATCCAAGTCGAATTAATCATAGATTTGTTTGAAGATTAATTTACTTGTAGTGTTCATAGTGTGACTTACATTAACCCTAAGTAAGTGTCTATGTATGCGTGAATTGTATGCTTTAATGTATTGAATGTCTGAGTTCAAAACAATTAAAGAACCGAAAGCTGGTATGTAGCGTATAGGGCTTCTGCACGGCATAGCTTCATTtataatagtggaattcataaccctataaaaggtaaatgatatcttctctTTGACcttattacatgatagatgaaaatgTAACATGGTCCCGGATCATTTTTCTAGAACAAATGATTTAATTGACTGTTTCATGAAGGACGATGCAATAGtaattaccatgagataaaatagaataatattaGGTGAAGGAAATTAACTCAAAAAGATAAAAGATATGCTTTCGTGATGCGATATAATAAGGAAGGGTTCAATCATGATACTTTTGTGgaataattttatgattaaataatgttgtaattaataggtgAAGAGACGaaactttattaaaaattatttaagccctaattatataCGTTTAATTGGTTCCTTTGCTAATTCAATATAACCCAAAAAGAATTGCATGtagaaaattgaattaattgttttgaattattatttaatttattgaaattaaataattgaagttcgaagtgataattaaattaattagtcattgattagccctaattggacttgatagatgacatataaatctttcaaTTGGTTTTCTCATTTCTGGTTAGACTAAgggcatgtttaggttcatcAACTAATACAAGCCATCTTTCCGCattacgatccgaccacataatactgcttagtattagttaaacgttcGATAATCAGTGATCCAATATTTTCTTCCAATTTGCTTTGTGTacaaaaaccattgaggacaatatacaaagggcGTTAAAGTAATTAATagatattgtcgaaaccattttttgaaaacgcgGGTATCGACTTTGTTCGAAAGTGAAAATTAAAGCGGGAGTTGCCACCGacctttattaggtgtgatcggatcacatttgctttaataaaacgttttaatttattaaaacggtgtttttggtctacgaaactcgagagaatgggttcgggagtcggttacgtgcgaggaaggattagcaccctcgtcacacccaaaattggtaccaaattgattagttATTGTCCTAAagtcgaaagttgaaaatcgagaaTGGATTTAAAATACAACCCCTTTTTCattaatatcaattttaaaaaatgtttgagTTAGATCAAAAGGTTGCTAAAGATTTCCTCGTCTCGAAATATCAGAGTATCACATCCCATAAGTTAGAACACAATACCATGAACTCCCGAGCGCAAGTTTgcctttaattttaattggaaaTCCATGTGTTTTAAAACTCGAAAAGGATATTTTCTATTTAGAaacaacgagaaaatcgaaaccccgtaagttagggcacgattcctcgatgttccaaaacgcaaaacattgccttatttagaaaatttcattttttgaacaATAGCGAGTACGATATTTAAACGacgtttattatttttgtttgaaataaaataaaacgatCTAAGTTGGATGAATGTGTTGGAGTTTAACCCGTGAGACAATGATATGAAATACAATATAGAAATGAATGTGGACAATaactgtaatgacccgaatttttacAGTTATCAAAAAAGTGCATTTTCGGGTCTCTAtttctgaaaaatagatttgtaaatatttattaaaaatatttacgaagttaagagagtgattaattaaagtttaatgaagcaaattagcttaaataaaggataattagataaaaagattaaattgaatgaagtgtgaaagtttaattatagaataaagaaaattaaaaggactaaataagtaaataaaccaaaaagagtgccaagtgtatggcaaaaataaaatacaagtataataaatataatacacacatttgtaatacatatatttatttgcttattatttaagtaaatattaatgtatttattattattaaattaaaattatatgataaataaataaaaaagttgacaaatgtatggtatgtatagtgacatgtgtgatactaatatacatacatttgtaaaatacatatatatttacttattatataagtatattattaaattatatattattattattaagtaaaagatatttatataataaatagattagTGAAAGACAAGTGTGATATTATAATGGATACAAATGTTAAaagaatatttgttattaaatagatttttataatggataattattaagttattatattatatatatataatggtttaatgaaataaagaaagaaaaagaatagaaaaagaaagaaaggatgaaacgaaacagagagtaggggaaagaaagaaggaaggaaaaaaaaggaaagaaggaaaaagggaaaaattggatttcaaggcttgaaagttaaataggtaagtcaatttagccctttttacttaattttgatgttttggaagaTTTgggacaaggttttgatgaaattaagtgaatattttgaaagttattagatttttaaatattgttcttgttgaataaaaaaatgaattaggggttagattgataggaattcaagttagaaacgaaataaggattgaattgtaaattaattcataagttttatgttgtagggactaaattgatgaaatttcgaaattaggaaaatatgctggaaatttaatagttaagtatgattttagttaaaaattgagtagaaataaagtatgaattaagatagaaaagtaagtgaatttagttaggattaaattgaaattaaaagtagaaaatcaacattttgcactaagactattttggacagcagcagtagtctaagtttgaaaaatcatcaaaaaattgtaaaaattgaattagagaattaataaaatatggaattaaagcttattgagtctagtttcttataaaagaaacggtgtaagcaattgaattgtaaattatgagatataatgaattttgtgagacaaggtcagaatgaattcgggttaccctgttctgactttgaaaaattaccaaaaactgaataaaaataattaggggcttaaagttatatttttcgaattcataatgagtctatttttaggagaaatcaatgggaatattattcgagttctgtactatgagataattaatttttagtgaagaagggtcggaactgtcagacagcaaaatatgagtgaatttaaagaataaactgtacctaatggcaaaactaaaaattctgaaaattttatggtaagaatatatatatgagtctagtttcaggaaaaattaacgtatcttaatttggagttccgtagctcgagttataaataatttagtgagtatgacacagatggacagcttgaatattcataaaagtaaataataaaaattatagataatgttacttacaagtgtgttatatacactaaggatgtggaatggagaggaggaggaaaaacaTGTATGAATATTCacctagcatggctaatttgcatgttttaggctcaaggactaaattgaataaaagtaaaactttatgggtaattttgtaaaaatgtcagaaatgacaaaattgcatgaaatggattattttattatttaaattacaaaattgaatgaaattattaatttagttcaagatcgggggaaaacatgttttagggattaaattgaaaagtgttgaaattatggaaaattatgatattttatagaattcatggattgttatcaatatgtatgagaataatatctagaaataaggattaaattgcaagaattttattttcctgaccctaaggatgaaatagtcattaattaaaagtttaggagcaaaatggtaatttttcctagagcattaattaaatgcattagaatatgaaatgaatgaaaatgatgatcaaatttattataAAGATCTGGACGACTCAaaaatgagacttgatcgtggaaaataaaagatatcggattaatgaaattataaacacaaacaagcaatgatgtaagtttgtataacttgaattgtattttaaatacttgaaatatgtggttatgcgatgaaaatatgatttgaatgttcaattcataataattgatgaaatattgctaatactcgatataaattgaaaataaagcccggttgaatgaaaggaaaattcgatggatctctaaaaaggaattgacggtaaaaaggatctagcccggatgggtgatcctattctgatacagccctcccgaagaatacgtgtaaaatggatttagcccggacgtgtaatccgaattagggtctgaatttagcctggactggtaattcagatccaagctcattagagtaattgtcattgcaggggatttagcctggactagtaatcccgacaatactctatgagtttatattacaggggatttagcctggactggtaatcccactgtaaggatgaggttcgcgggagtgtgctctctgatatgaaatgtgtaagaccttggttgaaagataccatggcaacgtgatatgaaatgtgtaagaccatggttgaaagatactataGCAACGTGACAGAAAatgaatgagtaagaccatagttgaaagacactatggcaacgtgacatgaaaagaataataccatggttgaaagataccatggcaacatgacagaaaatgaatgagtaagaccatagttgaaagacactatggcatcatgtcaaagataaataagaccgtggatgggagacgctatgacatctattgaacaattgatattcaggtaatacttatcagatgacgaatggttatatgaaatggttgtgtgaaatgtttacaagaactggtcatatggaaatatatgtacaaaatagttgtatgaaataattatgaagataaataaacgaaataagtataagtacatggaatataatttatgtcaagtttgatataaactattagcggaataaatatacataaaatatatggaaatgatggagcatgaaatattgatataatgaaatgaatgatatatgcttatgaagaaacggtaagagcatgatatgtttcatgacatgtacatatatgattatctttgatatgttgatacaaggaaattatgtaagttgagactattattaaactcaagtgcgatatgtagagaaaataagtatatcaatgttgaatttagatgaaatgtgtgcaagtatactaacaatgatgttgtttgacgcttagacaagtgccaaattattgattgaacgggtaacatgtttaattataaggggcattgaaatagtaagtacttagatgaaaataaaatttaagattttgcgaatttttttataatcccgatttaattctggttggtttctaatgtatgtttggggcttcgagggcccaatagagagacgttatgattatttctaaaatatgaataataaatgactcagaattatctgaaaatgttcagtaaactccggtaatgcctcgtaccctattctggcaattGATACAAGTAGCGGGTGTTACAATAACACATGATCACGACATTATACGAATGAATATCAACaacacaaaaatacaaaaaaacgaATCAAAATACATACAATGGCAATAATCATGCAGCATTCAAATAATAGCGCCGATAACTAAAAGCCAATGAATTAAATGGTAAAAAGGTAGAAggcaaattaaaatgaataaaatgtaaaccAGCTTTAGAATGATAACAAAcgtatttaaaatgaataatgtgaaaaagaaatttaatatcaACAATgtacaaaacaattaaaaatagagtatgtgtaaaagaaattttaaaatagttaatgtacaagacatcaaagaaataactAGTATGTATAAAAAAGATATAacaatttaaatttgataatatatatataaaaatttaaagtaaataataaaacaatttaaaatgaataatacataaagcgagtttaaaataaataatgtagaagaattttaaaatctatattatacaaagcgaattaagaaaaaaaatcatatgagtaattttaaaatagataatatatatatatataaaagtgtaaaataaatgatatatataaccTAAAGCAAATAACAataaaaccattttttaaaataaataaaaagagtttaacataagatatataaaaacaattttaaaataaataatatataagtggattttaaaaatgatatgCAAGAATCTAAAGTAAAAGAGATTTAAAGAAATAGTATGCGAAAcagtttttaatatatatatatatatataaaagatttgAAATACTATATAGATAATATGTGAATTTTTTGTTTGGTTTCAATTctgattttttgtattttattttgtttttattatttatttacaaaaaaataaaaagaaagtaataaaACGTACCTCCGAATACAAAAttgttttgggctagggtttcttAGTTTTGGGCCTACAAAATTTGGGTCTTGTATTTGGGttatttatttgtaaatggactgtttattattttttggatttttatttagtgggccgggcaaatttgggcctatacagatattattattaaatcaatttgttcaaaaaatacaagtatactaAACGAATATACTACCCTTAAGACTCCAAATCcaacatttcataattttatgaaaatgaaCATCTGCACTTAAGACACCAAAACTATTTCCCAAGAAAATGAACATCATGGGGTTTGATCCATTGTTTAGACTTTAACCATTTGTGtatgtaactttttttttttaaaaaaaaatcgttgATTAAGCTTTAACTCAATTGCTAGCATTATTGTAGCAACAATAAAGAGAATGTGGGTTTGAGCATGCATATAAATGCTTTTATTCTCCAATTTATGAGTGTGGGAGGTTTATGAATAATTtaggtattatataaaaaaaaatttatgtacaCAATGCGacaatttttaactttatttgcCCCGCCAAATTCAAAAGTTCTTATCATAGTACAAGAAGGGTAAACTCTAAAAATATCATCTAATAATTACTGTGTTTAAATTTTGGTCATCCATGTTTAAAAATGTCTATCTTAGTCATGttaccaaaatttaatattttggtcaTGCCTCCGTTGATGTCTATTTTAATTAGTCACGttaccaaattttaatattttggtcacGCTTCCGTTAAATCACTAATGATGacctttttttaatttgtaaaataacaaatttagactttaaatatttaacttaattgagaaaataattgaattaattaattaattaatattttaaaaaatagaaaactaTTTACAGGTTGATTAAAATATATGAGTTGATTAAATATTCAgacacttttatttaattatgcataAACATTTgttggattaattttttttactttattaaatGTGGACTAATATATGACAGTATTAGAATGAAGTTATTTGGTCTAAAGGGaactgaagaagataaaataatttataaaatcaacACATCAATAACATGTGAAAAACATGAAAACcgacaaggaaaataaaaaacgCAGGGGAGGAAACTTCCAATCTAAAATTAAGTTAAAGCACTTGGATCATTTGTTTTTATAGACAGAATGCTCTTTAAACCATTCTAATTATTAAGTGAAGAAATTCTTATTTATGCAACTCTTCCTATTTAAAAATCAAGCAGCCAATTAGATCAAGTTTGTGTTGCCTGGtcaaaatttccatttttttttaatattactagGGAGAAATCAAGCACTTATTacataaaatgttttgaacagtAAATTATTTTCATGTCTTCTAGTATTTTCAGTATAAATATTTCTGTTTTCTTAATAAAAATCAAGCAACAGTTCCACTAACTTTCATCTACATTTCGCCCCAGAAATTATAGTAAAGCATAGACAATGAGAGGAACATTGATGTTGAGTTGGATTCTGATCATCTGCCTCTCCCTAGTAGCAGTGCAGAGCCAATACTACTCGAAGACCCTACCATATCATCCCAGGCCAGTTAAGGTCACCAAACTTCACTTCTTTATGCACGAACATGCTGGTGTTACAGCAGTCCAGGTAGCCCAAGTTAACATCACAGGCAACGACAATAATTCATCAGTGCCATTTGCCTCCCTAGTTGCCGTTAATGATCCCCTCAGGGCTGGTACTGAGCCTGACTCGGAGGTGATTGGAAATGTTCAGGGTATTACGCTCCTGGCCGGAATGAATGCATCGAGCACGCAATACATAGATTTTGGATTTAATACCGGTAAGTTTAACG from Gossypium hirsutum isolate 1008001.06 chromosome A04, Gossypium_hirsutum_v2.1, whole genome shotgun sequence includes:
- the LOC107931095 gene encoding dirigent protein 4 — its product is MRGSGTLMLSWVLIICLSLVAVQSQYYSETLPYRPRPVKVTNLHFFMHEFTGITAVQVAQVNITSNDNNSSVPFASLVAVNDPLRTGPEPDSELIGNVQGIALLAGMNASSTQYIDFGFNTGKFNGSSLSVFSRGEPGLAIVGGRGRFMMATGVAQFNPILINATNVIIEFNVTVIHY
- the LOC107931132 gene encoding dirigent protein 4, with the translated sequence MRGTLMLSWILIICLSLVAVQSQYYSKTLPYHPRPVKVTKLHFFMHEHAGVTAVQVAQVNITGNDNNSSVPFASLVAVNDPLRAGTEPDSEVIGNVQGITLLAGMNASSTQYIDFGFNTGKFNGSSLSVFSRGEPGLTIVGGRGRFMMAKGVALFNPVLINATKVIIEFKVTAIHY